A portion of the Glycine max cultivar Williams 82 chromosome 10, Glycine_max_v4.0, whole genome shotgun sequence genome contains these proteins:
- the LOC100788059 gene encoding receptor-like protein EIX2 — protein sequence MCSSLKIHCNEKDMNTLLRFKKGVRDPSGMLSSWLPKLDCCRWTGVKCDNITGRVTQLNLPCHTTQPEVVAYQEKDDKSHCLTGEFSLTLLELEFLSYLDFSNNDFKSIQYSSMGNHKCDDLSRGNLPHLCGNSTNLHYLDLSHNYDLLVYNLHWVSRLSSLKYLNLGGVRLPKEIDWLQSVTMLPSLLELTLENCQLENIYPFLQYANFTSLQVLNLAGNDFVSELPSWLFNLSCDISHIDLSQNRINSQLPERFPNFRSIQTLFLSDNYLKGPIPNWLGQLEELKELDLSHNSFSGPIPEGLGNLSSLINLILESNELKGNLPDNLGHLFNLETLAVSKNSLTGIVSERNLRSLTNLKSFSMGSPSLVYDFDPEWVPPFQLVSISLGYVRDKLPAWLFTQSSLKYLIIEDSTASFEPLDKFWNFATQLKFFNLVNNTINGDISNVLLSSEHVWLASNNLRGGMPRISPDVVALTLYNNSLSGSISPLLCDSMKNKSNLVHLDMGYNHLTGELTDCWNDWKSLVHIDLGYNNLTGKIPHSMGSLSNLRFLYLESNKFFGEVPFSLNNCKNLWILDLGHNNLSGVIPNWLGQSVRGLKLRSNQFSGNIPTQLCQLGSLMVMDFASNRLSGPIPNCLHNFTAMLFSNASTYKVGFTVQSPDFSVSIACGIRMFIKGKELNRVYLMNDIDLSNNNLSGSVPLEIYMLTGLQSLNLSHNQLMGTIPQEIGNLKQLEAIDLSRNQFSGEIPVSLSALHYLSVLNLSFNNLMGKIPSGTQLGSTDLSYIGNSDLCGPPLTKICPQDEKSHNITKPVREEDDDDDKSEVYSWFYMGMGIGFAVGFWGVFGTILLNRRCRLVYFRFLHRVCDFVIRKMISIY from the coding sequence ATGTGTAGCAGTTTGAAGATTCATTGCAACGAGAAGGACATGAACACACTCCTACGCTTCAAAAAAGGAGTCAGAGATCCTTCAGGCATGCTCTCCTCATGGCTCCCAAAATTAGATTGTTGTCGATGGACAGGAGTCAAGTGTGATAATATCACTGGCAGAGTTACACAGCTTAATCTCCCATGTCACACAACTCAACCTGAAGTTGTTGCTTATCAAGAGAAAGACGACAAATCACACTGCCTAACAGGTGAATTCAGCCTTACCTTGCTGGAACTAGAATTTTTGAGCTACTTGGATTTCAGCAACAATGACTTCAAGTCTATCCAATACAGTTCAATGGGTAACCACAAATGTGATGACTTGTCAAGAGGTAACCTTCCCCATCTGTGTGGAAACTCCACCAACCTCCATTATCTTGATTTGTCACATAATTATGATCTGCTTGTCTATAATCTCCATTGGGTTTCCCGTCTTTCCTCATTGAAATATCTTAACCTTGGAGGTGTTCGCCTTCCCAAGGAAATTGATTGGCTTCAATCAGTCACCATGCTCCCTTCTCTTTTAGAGTTGACCTTGGAGAATTGTCAACTTGAAAACATCTATCCATTTCTTCAGTATGCTAATTTTACTTCACTTCAAGTTTTAAATCTAGCTGGCAATGATTTTGTATCTGAGTTGCCTAGTTGGTTATTCAATCTTAGTTGTGACATCTCTCATATCGACCTTAGCCAAAATCGCATAAATAGCCAACTCCCTGAAAGATTTCCAAATTTTAGAAGTATTCAAACCTTGTTTTTATCTGATAATTATCTCAAAGGACCTATTCCAAATTGGCTTGGACAACTTGAAGAACTAAAAGAACTTGATCTTTCTCATAATTCTTTTTCTGGTCCAATCCCAGAAGGCTTGGGAAATCTATCATCCTTGATTAATTTGATACTTGAGTCAAATGAGTTGAAGGGAAATCTTCCAGACAATCTCGGGCATCTCTTCAACTTGGAAACACTTGCAGTTTCAAAAAATTCCTTGACTGGAATTGTGTCTGAAAGAAATTTACGTTCATTAACAAATTTGAAGAGCTTTTCCATGGGTTCACCTTCTCTGGTCTATGATTTTGATCCTGAATGGGTCCCTCCTTTTCAACTTGTAAGTATTTCATTGGGCTATGTGAGAGACAAACTTCCGGCATGGCTATTCACACAGAGTTCTCTAAAATATCTAATCATTGAAGATTCAACTGCTTCATTTGAACCTCTTGACAAGTTTTGGAACTTTGCTACTCAACTTAAATTTTTCAATCTGGTAAACAACACTATCAACGGGGACATATCAAATGTGTTGCTGAGTTCGGAACATGTTTGGTTAGCTTCCAATAATTTAAGAGGTGGGATGCCTCGTATATCACCAGATGTGGTTGCTTTaactttatataataattcattGTCTGGATCCATTTCTCCTCTCTTGTGTGAcagcatgaaaaataaaagcaatttAGTGCATCTGGACATGGGTTATAACCATTTAACGGGAGAACTCACAGATTGTTGGAATGATTGGAAATCGTTGGTTCATATTGATTTAGGTTACAACAACCTAACAGGCAAGATTCCTCACTCAATGGGCTCCTTGTCTAATCTTCGTTTTCTGTATCTGGAAAGCAACAAGTTCTTTGGAGAGGTACCTTTTTCACTAAATAACTGCAAGAATCTTTGGATACTTGATCTTGGTCACAATAATCTTTCTGGAGTTATACCAAACTGGTTGGGTCAGAGTGTGAGAGGTCTTAAATTGAGATCCAATCAATTCAGTGGCAACATTCCCACACAGCTATGCCAACTTGGTTCCTTAATGGTGATGGATTTTGCAAGCAATAGATTATCAGGACCAATACCTAATTGCTTACATAACTTCACAGCCATGCTTTTTAGTAATGCTTCAACTTATAAAGTTGGCTTTACTGTTCAATCACCAGATTTCTCGGTAAGCATTGCATGTGGTATAAGGATGTTTATAAAAGGCAAAGAATTAAATCGTGTTTATTTGATGAATGACATTGATCTCTCGAATAACAACTTGTCTGGAAGTGTGCCTTTGGAGATTTATATGCTGACTGGATTACAATCCTTGAATTTGTCCCATAATCAATTAATGGGAACAATACCACAAGAGATAGGCAACTTGAAACAATTGGAGGCCATTGATCTCTCAAGAAATCAATTCTCGGGAGAAATTCCTGTGTCCTTGTCTGCCTTGCATTACCTTTCAGTCTTGAATTTGTCGTTCAACAATTTAATGGGCAAAATCCCATCAGGGACCCAACTTGGTTCAACAGACCTTAGCTATATTGGCAATTCTGACCTCTGTGGACCTCCGCTTACAAAGATATGCCCACAAGATGAAAAATCTCACAATATTACAAAACCCGTgagagaagaagatgatgatgatgataaatcTGAAGTATATTCCTGGTTCTACATGGGCATGGGAATTGGATTTGCTGTGGGATTTTGGGGAGTTTTTGGCACCATTTTGCTCAACAGGAGATGTAGACTTGTTTATTTTAGATTTCTGCACCGAGTGTGCGACTTTGTGATTCGAAAGATGATCTCCATCTACTGA